One region of Rhodothermus profundi genomic DNA includes:
- a CDS encoding DUF1931 family protein, with protein MADLMAVAKFERLFRMAAGLDVDKSDLKRLTDFLRQKIYDLLLAAQATARANGRDVIQVHDLPVTNGLRESIRVFETLDTELELEPILEHLATLPPLDLAYSYEVEAELPRLVGALTVALARAFKILDPDVKNPQALHWERAMEIFNLLL; from the coding sequence ATGGCGGATTTAATGGCTGTGGCTAAGTTCGAGCGGCTGTTTCGCATGGCCGCTGGCTTAGACGTCGATAAAAGTGATCTGAAGCGTCTGACCGACTTTCTGCGGCAGAAGATTTATGATCTGCTGTTGGCCGCGCAGGCGACAGCCCGGGCTAACGGACGCGACGTCATTCAGGTGCATGACCTGCCCGTTACAAACGGCCTGCGCGAAAGCATCCGCGTCTTTGAAACCCTTGACACGGAGCTAGAGCTGGAACCGATTCTGGAGCATCTGGCAACGTTACCACCGCTTGATTTAGCGTACAGCTACGAAGTAGAGGCAGAGCTTCCTCGCCTGGTTGGCGCGCTCACGGTAGCGCTGGCGCGAGCGTTTAAGATTCTGGATCCCGACGTCAAAAATCCCCAGGCCTTGCACTGGGAACGGGCAATGGAGATATTTAACCTGCTGTTGTAA
- a CDS encoding SDH family Clp fold serine proteinase translates to MNDLFFLFLILMSLTPALRQQILEARRAQIMRRLEQKRGSRVISLIHRQETVSLLGIGIHRYISIDDAEEVLRAIRMTDPACPIDMIVHTPGGLVLAAEQIAWALAQHPAKVTVFVPHYAMSGGTLLALAADEIVMDPFAVLGPVDPQIGQHAAASIVAAVRRKGAGQVSDETLILADVAEKALGQVAHSVRQLLERKMPAERAARVAHLLTSGVWTHDHPLRVDDVRALGLPVSTDMPPEIYSLMALYPQPTRMRPSVEYVPLPYRSDRPAGRQPS, encoded by the coding sequence ATGAATGATCTGTTTTTCCTATTTCTCATTCTGATGAGCCTGACGCCTGCTCTGCGCCAGCAAATTTTAGAGGCGCGGCGGGCGCAGATCATGCGACGATTAGAGCAAAAGCGAGGATCTCGGGTAATCTCCCTGATTCATCGGCAGGAAACCGTTTCGTTGCTGGGCATCGGCATTCACCGATACATTTCTATCGACGATGCGGAGGAGGTGCTGCGGGCTATCCGCATGACGGATCCTGCCTGTCCAATTGATATGATCGTGCACACGCCGGGCGGTCTGGTGCTGGCTGCGGAGCAGATCGCCTGGGCACTGGCGCAGCATCCGGCCAAGGTGACGGTCTTTGTGCCGCACTATGCAATGAGTGGCGGGACGTTGCTGGCGCTGGCAGCCGACGAGATTGTCATGGATCCTTTTGCGGTGCTGGGACCTGTCGATCCGCAAATCGGTCAGCATGCAGCGGCCTCCATTGTAGCAGCCGTGCGCCGCAAGGGAGCCGGACAGGTCAGTGATGAAACCCTGATTCTGGCCGATGTAGCCGAAAAGGCACTTGGACAGGTGGCGCACAGCGTGCGGCAGTTGCTTGAACGTAAAATGCCGGCCGAGCGGGCAGCCCGGGTGGCGCACCTGCTAACCAGTGGGGTGTGGACGCACGACCATCCGCTTCGGGTGGATGATGTGCGGGCGCTCGGGTTGCCTGTCTCAACCGATATGCCTCCAGAAATTTACTCGCTCATGGCCTTGTATCCGCAGCCTACCCGCATGCGGCCGTCCGTAGAGTACGTGCCGCTTCCGTATCGCTCTGATAGACCAGCCGGACGACAGCCGTCATGA
- a CDS encoding rhomboid family intramembrane serine protease, which translates to MIPIGDDIPERHYPFVTYTLIGLNVFFFFVELLQGPRLEAFLYRWGTVPAWIMNWQEQPEVLLTLFTSMFLHGGFAHLIGNMLYLNVYGKSLEGTIGSGRFLAFYLLSGLAGGIAHVLMNPTSTVPAIGASGAISGVLGAYLVLFPRATVFLAVPLLFFFPIIALPAAFVLTWWFALQIVGGLTSAAFTQVGGGVAYWAHIGGFVAGLLLIGLFYSRKRRQPFRYYGVPDRRYWAYWEG; encoded by the coding sequence ATGATTCCCATTGGCGACGACATCCCTGAGCGGCATTACCCGTTTGTAACCTACACCCTGATCGGACTCAACGTATTCTTTTTCTTCGTAGAACTGTTGCAGGGGCCGCGCCTGGAAGCTTTCCTGTATCGCTGGGGGACGGTACCTGCCTGGATTATGAACTGGCAGGAGCAGCCTGAGGTGCTGCTAACGCTCTTTACGTCGATGTTCCTGCACGGTGGCTTTGCGCACCTGATCGGCAATATGCTCTATCTCAACGTCTATGGTAAGTCGCTGGAGGGAACGATCGGATCAGGGCGTTTTCTGGCATTTTACCTGCTCAGCGGATTGGCGGGCGGCATCGCCCATGTGCTGATGAATCCCACCAGCACAGTGCCGGCTATTGGCGCCAGTGGGGCTATTTCAGGAGTTCTGGGCGCTTACCTGGTGCTGTTTCCGCGGGCGACCGTGTTTCTGGCCGTGCCTCTGCTGTTCTTTTTTCCGATCATAGCCCTGCCTGCCGCTTTCGTACTGACGTGGTGGTTTGCGCTGCAGATTGTAGGCGGGTTGACCTCGGCCGCCTTTACGCAGGTAGGAGGAGGGGTAGCCTACTGGGCGCACATCGGTGGATTTGTAGCGGGACTGTTGCTGATCGGTCTGTTCTACTCTCGGAAACGGCGACAGCCCTTCCGTTACTACGGCGTGCCGGACCGGCGCTACTGGGCCTACTGGGAGGGGTAG
- a CDS encoding cation:proton antiporter domain-containing protein, which translates to MLLAAGLQLPFLGELVTLLGAGTAIAYLCYRLRLEPVVGFLLAGVLVGPGGIGLVQNETLIGRMAEIGVILLLFSIGVEFSLEKLARLSRLVLGGGLLQMGITTMLVALLLALMGTSWPVAIFTGTLVALSSTALVMSLLTERGETGSAAGQASLAILIFQDLAAVGLVLLVPIMGGAGGSATDVVFTLLKALLLIGVVLVLARLLIPRLLDYVARTYRHELFLLTVVTLCFGTAFVTGLVGISLALGAFLAGLVVSESPYAEHTLSEILPLRTVFNAMFFMSVGMLLDVRFVLTNPGLVFGIALLIGVLKAVVTGASVLALGYGPRVAAIVGLGLAQIGEFSFVLERLGREVGLQPLGQPDGDALFIASATLLMLVTPLLLPAGHRLGRWLEARWPVRLPAELTADGQEVSLENHLILVGYGRDGQHLAWMLRPLQLPMLVIDLDPHRVLEAREAGLPTLLGDASRRAILEAAGIRQAKALVVLIDDRTAAERLVRLAHYLNPTLRIIARAGLLRDVEALREAGADLVVPEELETPLRLFSHVLNAYGLSAEEVAAEIQALRADNYQAFRHPEHVQHVLSALTRDQLHTREVTVHPTAPVVGRTLAELALRSRYGITVLAAYRNDRFIPNPGGDFQIRPGDRLVLVGPAQAFVACSSLFRTPLAAQHARQLGFSAQETAELEKVEPSYPSQ; encoded by the coding sequence ATGCTGCTGGCGGCGGGTCTGCAACTGCCTTTCCTGGGCGAGCTGGTTACGCTCCTGGGCGCCGGGACAGCCATTGCTTACCTCTGCTATCGACTGCGCTTAGAGCCGGTGGTGGGCTTTCTCCTGGCCGGCGTGCTGGTAGGCCCCGGAGGCATTGGCCTGGTTCAGAATGAGACGCTCATCGGCCGCATGGCCGAAATCGGCGTCATTTTGCTGCTGTTCTCGATTGGCGTTGAATTCAGCCTGGAAAAACTGGCCCGGCTCAGTCGCCTGGTGTTAGGCGGGGGCCTACTGCAAATGGGTATCACAACGATGCTGGTGGCGCTGCTGCTTGCGCTGATGGGTACGTCCTGGCCCGTCGCCATCTTTACTGGAACACTGGTAGCGCTGAGCAGCACCGCCCTCGTAATGAGTCTGTTGACCGAGCGAGGCGAAACCGGAAGTGCTGCCGGTCAGGCCAGTCTGGCCATCTTGATTTTTCAGGATCTCGCGGCCGTTGGTCTGGTCCTCCTGGTGCCTATCATGGGAGGCGCAGGCGGCTCCGCGACTGATGTTGTTTTTACGCTGCTGAAGGCCCTGCTCCTCATTGGCGTAGTGCTAGTACTGGCGCGCTTATTGATTCCCCGCCTGCTCGACTATGTCGCGCGCACCTATCGGCACGAGCTATTTCTACTAACGGTTGTCACGCTCTGCTTTGGGACGGCTTTTGTTACCGGACTGGTCGGCATTAGCCTGGCCCTGGGAGCGTTCCTGGCCGGCCTGGTGGTCAGCGAAAGCCCTTATGCCGAGCACACGCTCAGCGAAATCTTACCGCTGCGCACGGTTTTCAATGCGATGTTTTTTATGTCGGTGGGCATGTTATTGGACGTACGCTTCGTGCTCACCAACCCCGGCCTCGTGTTTGGCATTGCGCTGCTCATTGGAGTTCTGAAAGCAGTGGTTACGGGCGCCAGTGTGCTCGCGCTGGGCTATGGGCCGCGCGTGGCCGCTATCGTCGGGCTTGGGCTGGCGCAAATCGGCGAGTTCTCTTTTGTGCTGGAACGACTGGGCCGGGAAGTTGGCCTGCAACCGCTAGGCCAGCCAGACGGCGATGCCCTTTTCATTGCTTCGGCAACGCTGCTCATGCTGGTCACGCCGCTTCTGCTACCTGCCGGCCACCGGCTGGGACGCTGGCTGGAGGCGCGGTGGCCGGTTCGTCTGCCGGCCGAGCTGACGGCTGATGGCCAGGAAGTTTCTTTAGAGAACCACCTGATTCTGGTAGGCTACGGACGAGACGGGCAGCACCTGGCCTGGATGCTACGGCCCCTTCAGCTCCCCATGCTCGTCATCGATTTAGACCCGCACCGCGTGCTCGAAGCGCGCGAAGCAGGTTTGCCCACGCTGCTGGGCGACGCAAGCCGACGCGCCATTCTGGAAGCCGCCGGCATCCGCCAGGCAAAGGCACTCGTAGTGCTGATCGACGACCGCACCGCAGCCGAACGCCTGGTGCGCCTGGCCCACTACCTGAACCCCACCTTACGGATTATTGCACGAGCCGGTTTGCTTCGCGACGTGGAGGCGCTGCGCGAGGCCGGGGCCGATCTGGTTGTGCCGGAAGAGCTCGAGACGCCGTTGCGGCTATTCTCCCATGTGCTCAACGCCTACGGCCTTTCTGCCGAAGAAGTGGCTGCCGAAATTCAGGCGCTCCGCGCCGACAACTATCAGGCGTTTCGCCATCCGGAGCACGTCCAGCACGTTCTTTCGGCGCTTACCCGCGACCAGTTGCACACGCGCGAAGTCACTGTGCATCCCACCGCGCCCGTTGTGGGACGCACGCTGGCCGAACTGGCGCTGCGCTCTCGCTATGGCATTACCGTCCTGGCCGCTTACCGCAACGATCGTTTTATCCCCAACCCGGGAGGCGACTTTCAGATTCGTCCTGGGGATCGACTGGTGCTTGTGGGGCCAGCCCAGGCCTTCGTCGCCTGCAGCTCGCTGTTTCGCACCCCTCTTGCCGCGCAACATGCACGCCAACTGGGCTTTTCTGCTCAGGAAACAGCCGAACTGGAAAAGGTGGAGCCTTCCTACCCCTCCCAGTAG
- a CDS encoding DUF2391 domain-containing protein, which translates to MGDEFRTTLELAAPASQSVDRELTVEVGWVLAGAFDEVDRRALALARARLAELVTAWFPGFCWRFPVVWRRELRATSPVEPVELLEAATDERDHGRWDFVLVVTAAALKSHYKPFALGAPSSALDAAVLSTQRLDPIVEDEQVEESERIEIIARRVTALAMHLLGHLNGLSHQDDPVDFMYDLKTAADLDRMHRLRDRERMEKALREVAAERLEETLAYRRPGLARKWGARLGFGLRVLGREWRNIWEAVREVEPWLFPLRFSRLTTAAFSAVLFLLLTAEVWELGMSQPPLRVALLALLILAITSLYVLQRQHLLRRHRWEVRFSEQRTVAGMAASMAVVLGMATTFVVIFCAVLLVSRLLFTFRLIAGWADLAPTWQHYLTFAGFVATLALVAGALGASFEQEVYFRHVLLIDEET; encoded by the coding sequence ATGGGCGACGAGTTTCGAACTACGTTAGAGCTGGCAGCGCCGGCGTCCCAGTCTGTCGACCGAGAGCTTACGGTCGAGGTGGGCTGGGTGTTAGCCGGCGCGTTTGATGAGGTAGACCGGCGAGCTCTGGCGCTGGCCCGAGCGCGTCTGGCCGAGCTGGTTACGGCATGGTTTCCGGGCTTTTGCTGGCGCTTTCCGGTTGTCTGGCGGCGAGAGTTGCGCGCAACCTCTCCTGTTGAGCCCGTTGAGTTATTGGAAGCGGCCACCGATGAACGCGATCATGGGCGCTGGGATTTTGTGCTGGTGGTCACTGCTGCGGCGCTGAAAAGTCACTACAAGCCTTTTGCACTGGGCGCCCCGTCATCGGCGCTTGACGCCGCCGTCCTCTCAACGCAGCGGCTGGATCCTATCGTGGAGGATGAACAGGTGGAGGAGTCGGAGCGGATTGAAATCATTGCGCGGCGGGTAACAGCGCTGGCAATGCATCTGCTGGGGCATCTGAACGGCCTTTCTCATCAGGATGATCCGGTCGATTTTATGTATGACCTGAAGACGGCGGCCGATCTGGACCGCATGCATCGGCTTCGCGACCGAGAACGCATGGAAAAAGCGCTGCGGGAGGTAGCGGCTGAGCGTCTGGAGGAAACGTTGGCGTATCGTCGGCCGGGATTGGCGCGCAAATGGGGGGCTCGGCTAGGATTTGGGTTACGAGTACTGGGACGTGAGTGGCGCAATATCTGGGAGGCGGTGCGGGAGGTCGAGCCGTGGCTTTTCCCCCTGCGTTTCAGTCGCCTGACGACGGCGGCTTTTTCTGCTGTGTTGTTTTTGCTCTTAACGGCAGAGGTCTGGGAGCTGGGCATGAGCCAGCCACCGCTGCGCGTTGCGCTGCTGGCCCTTCTCATACTCGCCATCACATCGCTTTACGTGCTCCAGCGCCAGCATCTACTTCGGCGGCATCGATGGGAAGTGCGTTTCAGTGAGCAGCGTACGGTGGCCGGTATGGCGGCCAGCATGGCGGTCGTGCTGGGCATGGCGACAACGTTTGTCGTCATTTTCTGTGCGGTGCTTCTGGTGAGCAGGCTGCTGTTCACGTTTCGGTTGATTGCCGGCTGGGCGGATCTGGCGCCCACCTGGCAGCACTATCTGACCTTTGCCGGCTTTGTCGCGACGCTTGCGCTGGTAGCCGGCGCGCTGGGCGCCTCTTTCGAACAAGAAGTTTACTTCCGGCATGTGCTCCTCATTGACGAGGAGACGTAA
- a CDS encoding aldehyde dehydrogenase family protein, whose amino-acid sequence MATIFHNYINGAWVDSASGRTFEDRNPARWSDLIGLFPRSSAEDVDQAVAAARAAFPAWRRLPAPQRGEILRRAGDLLRARKNEIARAMTREMGKPFFETRGDVQEAIDTAYYAASETRRLFGHTVPSELPRKFNMTIRQPLGVVGVITAWNFPVAVPSWKIFPALACGNTVVFKPSEDAPHSGMLFVQTLIEAGVPPGVINLVHGDAEAGAALVAHPDVQAISFTGSSEVGARIGEICGRLHKRCSLEMGGKNPLIVMEDADLDLVIDGVLWGAFGTTGQRCTATSRLILHEAVHDEVVERLCNAARRLRLGDGNQKGTDMGPLINQAALEKVQRYVELGLQEGARLVLGGRRATGSGLDEGFFFEPTIFVDVKPDMRIAQEEIFGPVLSVLKVSSLEEALEVANSVRYGLSSSIYTRDLGRAFQAIQELEAGIVYVNAPTIGAEAHLPFGGVKQTGNGHREGGWEVFDFYTETKTVYIDYSGRLQRAQIDTAQD is encoded by the coding sequence ATGGCTACGATTTTTCACAACTACATCAACGGCGCATGGGTTGACTCCGCATCAGGACGTACGTTTGAAGATCGCAATCCGGCACGCTGGTCTGACCTGATCGGTCTGTTTCCTCGCTCTTCTGCAGAAGATGTAGACCAGGCCGTGGCCGCTGCCCGGGCAGCCTTCCCGGCCTGGCGGCGCTTGCCCGCTCCCCAGCGGGGAGAGATCCTGCGACGCGCCGGCGATCTGCTCCGCGCTCGCAAAAATGAGATAGCTCGCGCCATGACGCGCGAAATGGGGAAGCCGTTTTTTGAAACGCGCGGCGACGTGCAGGAAGCCATCGACACGGCCTATTATGCAGCCAGCGAAACGCGCCGCCTCTTCGGCCACACGGTCCCCAGCGAACTGCCCCGCAAGTTCAACATGACCATCCGGCAGCCGCTGGGCGTCGTGGGTGTTATTACGGCCTGGAACTTCCCGGTAGCCGTGCCAAGCTGGAAGATCTTCCCGGCGCTTGCCTGCGGGAACACCGTAGTCTTCAAACCCAGCGAAGATGCCCCCCACAGTGGCATGCTCTTCGTCCAGACCCTGATCGAAGCGGGCGTGCCTCCAGGCGTCATCAACCTGGTGCACGGCGACGCTGAAGCAGGAGCAGCTCTCGTAGCGCATCCGGATGTGCAGGCCATCTCCTTTACGGGCTCTTCAGAAGTGGGTGCTCGCATTGGAGAAATCTGCGGCCGCCTCCATAAACGATGCTCCCTGGAAATGGGCGGGAAAAACCCGCTCATTGTTATGGAAGACGCCGACCTCGACCTCGTCATTGATGGGGTCCTCTGGGGCGCCTTTGGCACCACAGGCCAGCGCTGCACGGCCACCAGCCGCCTGATTCTGCATGAGGCAGTGCACGACGAAGTGGTCGAACGACTCTGCAACGCGGCTCGGCGTCTCCGCCTCGGCGATGGCAATCAGAAAGGTACAGACATGGGACCGCTTATCAACCAGGCTGCCCTTGAAAAAGTGCAGCGCTACGTTGAGCTCGGGCTTCAAGAAGGAGCCCGCCTGGTACTGGGCGGCCGGCGCGCCACCGGATCAGGCCTGGACGAAGGCTTTTTCTTTGAGCCCACCATCTTTGTAGACGTCAAACCCGACATGCGCATTGCGCAGGAAGAAATCTTCGGGCCCGTCCTCTCGGTGCTGAAGGTCAGTTCGCTCGAAGAAGCCCTTGAGGTAGCCAATAGCGTGCGCTACGGTCTGTCGTCCTCTATTTATACCCGCGACCTTGGACGGGCTTTTCAGGCAATTCAAGAGCTGGAAGCGGGCATCGTGTACGTAAACGCCCCGACCATTGGCGCAGAAGCTCATCTGCCCTTTGGCGGCGTCAAACAGACCGGCAACGGCCACCGGGAGGGCGGCTGGGAAGTATTTGACTTCTACACCGAAACCAAAACCGTCTACATCGACTACAGCGGCCGCTTGCAACGCGCCCAGATCGACACGGCGCAAGACTGA
- a CDS encoding aminotransferase class I/II-fold pyridoxal phosphate-dependent enzyme, with amino-acid sequence MTDRTAPLSSLEARLAARVRNVPPSGIRRFFEIAATMDDVISLGIGEPDFVSPPAAIEAAIASLRAGQTGYTANAGLIELREAIAEELARRYGVRYDPAREILVTVGVAEGIQLAMLALVEPGDEVLIPEPCFVSYGPTATFAGGRVVYVPTSVENDFQVTAADLEPYITPRTKVLMIGYPNNPTGAVLRRKTMEEIGELVVRHDLFVISDEIYDRLIYGRAYAEGHVCVPSIPGLRERTVLLGGFSKDYAMTGWRIGYACAPEPILKAMYKLHQYMVMSAPTMGQVAALAALREAQEDVERMRRAYDERRRVIVDGLRAAGLPTFEPEGAFYCFPDIRSTGLTSEEFAQRLLREERVAVVPGDAFGPSGAGYVRCAYATSLEHIREAVRRIQRFVARVKEERRVET; translated from the coding sequence ATGACAGACCGTACGGCTCCGTTATCTTCACTGGAGGCGCGTCTGGCAGCCCGCGTGCGCAACGTGCCGCCCAGCGGCATTCGGCGCTTTTTTGAGATTGCCGCTACCATGGACGACGTTATCTCGCTGGGAATTGGCGAGCCCGATTTTGTTTCGCCGCCGGCTGCCATTGAGGCGGCTATTGCTTCGCTGCGGGCAGGTCAGACAGGCTATACGGCCAATGCTGGATTGATCGAGTTGCGGGAGGCGATTGCAGAGGAGTTGGCCCGGCGCTATGGCGTGCGCTACGATCCGGCGCGAGAAATTCTGGTAACGGTAGGGGTTGCGGAAGGCATTCAACTGGCCATGCTGGCGCTGGTGGAGCCCGGGGATGAGGTGTTGATTCCCGAGCCCTGTTTTGTTTCATATGGACCAACGGCTACCTTTGCGGGAGGGCGTGTGGTGTATGTGCCCACTTCAGTAGAGAATGATTTCCAGGTGACGGCAGCCGATCTGGAACCGTACATTACGCCGCGCACCAAGGTGCTCATGATCGGCTATCCGAACAATCCGACAGGGGCTGTGCTGCGTCGGAAGACGATGGAGGAGATCGGGGAGCTGGTGGTCCGGCATGATCTGTTTGTCATTTCTGATGAGATTTATGACCGATTGATTTATGGCCGTGCGTATGCAGAAGGACATGTATGCGTGCCGTCGATTCCGGGGCTTCGGGAGCGTACCGTGTTGCTGGGCGGTTTTTCAAAGGATTATGCCATGACGGGCTGGCGGATTGGGTATGCCTGTGCGCCGGAGCCCATCTTGAAGGCGATGTATAAGTTGCACCAGTATATGGTGATGAGTGCGCCTACGATGGGGCAGGTGGCAGCGCTGGCAGCACTTCGAGAGGCCCAGGAGGATGTGGAACGGATGCGTCGGGCGTACGACGAGCGTCGCCGCGTGATTGTCGATGGATTGCGGGCGGCTGGTCTGCCTACGTTTGAGCCGGAGGGGGCTTTTTATTGCTTCCCGGACATTCGTTCCACTGGATTGACGTCTGAGGAGTTTGCGCAGCGGCTGCTTCGGGAAGAGCGGGTTGCCGTAGTGCCGGGGGATGCATTTGGCCCGAGCGGAGCAGGCTACGTTCGCTGCGCCTACGCCACATCGCTGGAGCATATTCGGGAAGCGGTGCGCCGGATTCAGCGGTTTGTAGCGCGGGTGAAAGAGGAGCGTCGGGTGGAAACCTGA
- the prfB gene encoding peptide chain release factor 2 (programmed frameshift), with the protein MQEKIQSLLERVDTLGRFLDIPGRKQKIAALNEERLAPGFWDNPERARAVEKQIAEEESWVAAWERLRRQADDVLTLLELQQEDPEADLQEEIEREVARLEQQLDELELRSLLTDPDDHRNAILTIHPGAGGTESQDWAEMLLRMYTRWGERHGYTVELLEYQAGDVAGIKSASLRIAGPYAYGYLKGESGVHRLVRISPFDASGRRHTSFASVFVYPEIDDTIEVNIRPDEIEMQTFRSSGKGGQNVNKVETGVRLIWRGKLSNGEEVKVVAECTEERSQLQNRQRALTMLKSRIYQLEREIREAEKRKRESQKKKIEWGNQIRSYVFQPYTMVNDHRTETKVTDVQAVMDGELDPFIRAYLLSQVNEVS; encoded by the exons ATGCAAGAAAAAATCCAAAGCCTGTTAGAGCGTGTGGACACGCTCGGGAGGTTTCTT GACATCCCCGGGCGTAAACAGAAGATTGCCGCGCTGAATGAAGAGCGACTGGCGCCAGGCTTCTGGGACAATCCAGAGCGGGCGCGTGCTGTGGAAAAGCAGATTGCTGAAGAGGAATCCTGGGTGGCGGCGTGGGAGCGACTGCGTCGCCAGGCAGATGATGTGTTAACGCTCCTGGAGCTCCAGCAGGAAGATCCGGAAGCAGACCTCCAGGAGGAGATTGAGCGGGAAGTGGCCCGCCTGGAGCAACAGCTTGACGAGCTGGAGCTGCGCAGCTTACTGACCGATCCGGACGACCATCGTAACGCTATCCTGACCATTCATCCGGGCGCTGGGGGGACTGAAAGCCAGGACTGGGCCGAGATGCTCCTGCGCATGTACACGCGCTGGGGCGAGCGGCATGGCTATACGGTGGAGCTGCTTGAGTACCAGGCGGGGGACGTAGCGGGTATCAAGAGCGCTTCGCTGCGCATCGCCGGTCCGTATGCCTACGGCTACCTGAAAGGTGAGTCCGGCGTGCATCGGCTGGTGCGCATTTCGCCATTTGATGCAAGTGGCCGGCGGCATACGTCGTTTGCCAGCGTGTTTGTCTATCCAGAAATCGACGATACGATTGAGGTTAATATTCGCCCGGACGAAATTGAAATGCAGACGTTCCGTAGCAGTGGAAAGGGCGGGCAGAACGTCAACAAGGTGGAGACGGGCGTCCGGCTAATCTGGCGAGGAAAACTCTCAAACGGCGAAGAGGTCAAGGTGGTCGCCGAATGCACGGAGGAGCGCAGCCAGCTTCAGAATCGGCAGCGGGCCCTGACCATGCTCAAAAGTCGCATCTACCAGTTGGAACGTGAAATCCGTGAGGCGGAAAAGCGCAAACGCGAGTCTCAGAAGAAAAAGATTGAGTGGGGTAACCAGATTCGTTCGTACGTCTTTCAGCCCTACACGATGGTCAACGACCATCGCACGGAAACCAAGGTGACGGATGTGCAGGCTGTGATGGATGGAGAACTGGATCCTTTCATCCGTGCCTACCTGCTGTCGCAGGTGAACGAAGTCTCCTGA